A window of Cynocephalus volans isolate mCynVol1 chromosome 3, mCynVol1.pri, whole genome shotgun sequence genomic DNA:
aattttaattttatccctGATACTTCAACCCTAATATTCCTTACAATCTCCCTCTCCTTAGAGGtaaatacacacatgtgcacacacacacacataaacttcaaaaagtttatgtgaagattcacattatcttttaaatctatttttccatgaactttttgaagtactcgtgtgtgtgtgcatgtgtgtgtatatatacacatatttgcaCACATACTTAAATGTTACTCCATGAGGTTGTCTCATTTCACTTTCCATCTGGAACTACTCACTACAGAATCATCTACAGTAGGTTTTCAAACTGCTAAAACTTTGCTGTCTGATAGAAATGATTTTACTATATGAGAAGTGACAAGTAGCATCTCAatgaaattttaacattttcatattaaaaagagTTTGAGCATCTTTTATATAGTTAATAGCCATTTGCacatcttttcccatttttatgcagggttgtttgtctttttattccctAATTTAgtagctatttatttattaatataccaATGATTGTTTTATATCTCTcattacaaaggaggaaattgaGACTTAGAATGTAGTAATGTACTCAATGTAATACAATAAAATCTTGCACTGTGATATAAACTCAGGCTTGCAAACCTGAGATCCAATGTTCTTTATATTACACCAGAGGCATACAGTGTAATTTCACCAAGttatttctttttacctttgAGGACAAGCTGAGCACaatgtaaatattcaaaaatttcttgttaatagagaaatatttaaatatggcTGGCATCTAAATTTTACTGGTTGTTATTCTGATTTTTGCAAAGATATTAAAGATTTAATAACATCCTTTATTTACTTACAATTTATAaaccagatttaaaaaattgctttcacttctcttttcttcccttatttcttAATGATTCAAGTGAAAGTTATAAAATTTAGTCTCACACATAATTCTATCATGTACtgtataaatttttctctgaatGGTGAGACACAGGTTTTATCATCATTTGTTAATGGAGGAACTGAGAGATAACAGTTGCAGCCCCACAAGTCAAATAAGAGATCCTATTTATCTGATCTTTGTCATGGTCCAAAATAAAGGTTATTCCTTACATCTTCCCCATCCCATCACATCCATGTCTTGTACATAAAGCAAGTAAGAACAATCAGACATTCTATAATCCTTTAGTTCTGGCCAAACCAACTTGAAAGTTTTAATAATTCCCACTGCAGCTTGAACATTTGTTTATTCCCTCAGCAGCAGCTGGCCTATTTCACACCATGTAATTCACTGAATCAATTCGCATCAAAATAGAGGTTATAAATATAATGGTCCCAAAGATTGTGAGCCTTCTTTCCCCAGATATTAGTCATAGGATTCATCTAAGTTCACTCTGGAGCAGTTGTCACTGCTTTCAGGAAATAGGTGAGTATCAGAATATTACTAGGTGTggagaaaggattttaaaatcaTCTGGATTAACCTGcgtattttacatatgaggaatcAGAGACACCAGTTGACCCAGTAAATTATCCAATCTCACTCTTCTAGGACAAGAGTTAGAAACACAATTTCGGAGTCCCAGTTAACTGCTATTTCTGGTACACCAACTTAAGTGAGATCTGTGCTGAAGACAACTATTTTAATATCAGGTAGGTGGATGCAGAAGAAATCTAAAAGTTTCTGGAACAATGTGGAGTTAAAAAAAGGGCACCAAACTTCAGAACAAAAAGCCAAAGAGCACTAGGCAGTTGAACAGGTTTAGTCTTGGAGCAATTTGTTTAAAAGGTGTACTTACAGCAAGcagagttttgaaaaagaaaagcaaagcaaaagctTGCTTTAGTGGCAAGATAGAAGGGGTTTTGTCATGAATTTTAGAGGCACATCAGTTCAATTGGCTTTCAGTGCACTTCGTAAAGTCTTCTCAGATCTCAGTGAGAGAGAATTTTCCTAATGAGTGCAGTTATAACTTTTGTGGCACGTTCTGTTACATAACTTCTTCTAGGTTCACCTTTACCATCTTCTGTCTCTGTATAAGTCTGTCACATATTTGTCGCATGGGAACTCTGGAAACAGGAAGAGTTTCCTGTTTCAAACCTCTTTGGTGAAAGACAATAAATTacagcagttaaaaaaaatgtcTGGCTGCAGGCAGCATGGTATTTGATagactctttctttttaaaatgtacttggaAACGTATAAGTCTTTCAGGCTCTAAAAAGAACATGTTCATCAGCCTTTGAATAATTATGGCACTGGTGATGTAGACAGGAGTCATTTATACTATCTACATAACTGGAATGAAGAACTAAGAATTAGAGGATGTTTACGTTCTTATTCTGGACAATCTCCatgagaaaattgaaacagatgatGTTTCTCTATAGCTCTTTTACCTCACctatgttctatttctttttcttagccACTGCAAGAAACCAATACCCACATTTCTTTCTATTGTTGTGTTCCCTCTAATAATCAATCACGATTCTCAAGCATTCTTCATGCCAGTCTTTCACCCGTcatgatgttttgaaaaaaaaaaaattatctctctctcccttttcaaaatctcttggcaGGTAGctgtgaaatttttttaaaaaattctcaaatgtagtatttttgttttttttttttttatattatatctaATGGTAACATGCTAgcagttttaaaataacaattattcACAAAAGGGCTTTACAGGTTATAACTGAAAGATTTTCACATCTTCCCATTTAAACTTGGCAAAAGCCATATGATACACTCATATGAAAGACAGATACCATTATCCACACTTTACTGATGAGAAAGCTAAGATTCAAAGAATTCACTGGCTCAAGTTCTGTCACCTCATAGAAAGTAGAACAAAAGCTAAAATTCGTGTGATTTTTCTGATGAAAATTCTAggacataatagaaaaaaaaaatgggatccAAAGTTGGATAGATTTTGCTGGAAACCTAAGTCCACTGTTTACTAGTTGAGAAAAAGTTCTGTGTGATCTCTCTTTCTCTAGACTCAGATTTATTGTCTATACAggaggattaaaaaaatatgttcccAGCAGAACTCTTGAGGATTCATGAGAATTCCATATGCAaatcacctagaacaaaatatttattcagtgagcTTAGCTATCACCATAGTCTCCATTGTTGTCCTAgtgtcatcttcatcatcatgTCACTatcgtcaccatcaccaccatctcaTCATCAAAGTACACTGTCCTAACAAATAAAcatatctttcattctttttggcTAGAACTATCCTCTCCTGTTAAGCCAAGAACCCCAAAGCAAGACAGTGTTCTAGCCTTTTTGCACTCACTGGCATTTTGCACCATGTGtaacaatatttaatattctagaaataattaataaatttcaaagtATAGGATTTGTTgaagtcaaaaaaatttttttaaggattttaaaaacaGGACTAAAAATTtgaatacattaatttttatttttctatgaatatttgcattttacttGCAAGACAAATTGCTAAGTCATAAGAACTAGTCTTTAacgaaataattttaaatatctggaAAGTCCATTGGTGGAAATATTTGACACTGTGTGTCATGCAAGGATAAAACAGGAAACTCTCTGGTGGTGGGCTGTCACTAAATCATTCcatgcaaaaattctcacttGAGTTTGattgctgtatttttttcctagttcTCTCCTTGGGAAATGTCAGAGTCCTATCAGAAATCAGAGTAAATGGCCTGGAGCAATCAGTCAGTCGTGACCGAATTCATACTACGTGGTCTGTCTGGTTCATCAGAGCTGCAGatcttctactttctgtttttctccacaGTCTATGCAGCCACTGTGCTGGGGAATCTTCTTATTGTGCTCACCATCGTGTCAGAGCCACACCTTCACTCACCCATGTACTTTCTGCTGGGCAATCTCTCCTTCATTGACATGTCCCTGGCCTCATTTGCCACTCTCAAAATGATTGCAGACTTCCTCAGTGAGCACAAAGTCATCTCTTTTGAAGGCTGCATAACCCAGATATTCTTCCTACATCTCTTAGGAGGTGCTGAAATTGTACTGCTGATCTCCATGTCCTTTGATAGGTATGTGGCTATATGTAAACCTCTACGTTACTTAACTATCATGAGCCGGAGAATGTGTGTTGGGCTTGTCATACTTTCCTGGATTGTTGGCATCTTCCATGCTCTGAGTCAGTTAGCATTTACTGTGAATCTGCCCTTCTGTGGACCCAATGAAGTGGACAGCTTCTTTTGTGACCTCCCTTTGGTGATTAAACTTGCCTGTGTAGACACATACATTCTGGGGGTGTTCATGATCTCAACCAGTGGCATGATTGCCCTGGTGTGCTTCATCCTCCTGGTGATCTCCTACACTACCATTCTGGTCACTGTTCGGCAGCGTTCCTCTGGTGGCTCTTCCAAAGCTCTCTCCACTTGCAGTGCCCACTTCACTGTTGTGACCCTTTTTTTTTGGCCCATGCATTTTCATCTATGTGTGGCCTTTCACAAATTTCCCAATAGACAAAGTACTGTCAGTATTTTATACCATATTTACTCCCCTCTTGAATCCAGTGATCTATACCCTTAGAAATAAAGATGTCAAGAATTCCATGAGGAAACTCAGCAACCATATCTTTAAGTCTGGGAAGACTAATCCTACACCTTAATTTTCctcatataaaaatgaaatacttgtcCAGCATTTATCCCCCTCCTTCGGTTGCTCAACATAGTGATGCTGTTGCAAGAAATCAATAGCTCACAGCAGAGCTATTTCTGTAATCAACCTCAGCAGTCACTGAGTTATGTTCCTATTAATTGTTCCTCACACAAGGTAACATTTACTATAGGGCATTATCAAATTCATACTCAACATTTTAGTGCTCAATGACCCGCATTTTAGAATACTCAACTTTTGTCCTATAAGTATTTGTTTTAGTATTCCTTCCCTTGAGACATTCACATGTTTTAAGAAAGAGTAGATTCCCTCCCAGTCTCTTGAAATAGGCTCTAAGAAAGGAGGCAAGTGTGAAAACACCAACACCTAGTCTAGCGTCCTGTATGCTGAAGAAACAATAGAATTTTTATTGCTGACAAGGTActgattaatgattttttttagatCAAAAGTCAGAAAGAGATGGAGGGTTCTTGGTCAGTAAAATTATCTGCTATTATTTTCGTCACCCATCTTTGATAAGAATGAGAATGTATCTTAATTATCTTGACTTCCTATATTCCCTAGACTGGATTTCACAGTTTTAAAACAATGCAGTAAACTCCAGGAAAACTGTTATAGTCTTATGTATTATATTAAAGATTCAAAGGATCCTAGGGTCATGTACAACGAATCCCAGCCACAGTCCTGTTCTACAGAAGATGATACAGTAGCATTTTACAGTGGCATGACCGAAGGATACAGAAGCTTTTTCAAGGTCATGCTAATTAGAGGATGAATCTAGGTTGTTTACCTACAAACAtggatatttgtttattttctaagcaGTAATGAGTAATTTTGGTGCCATGCTGTGTATTGTATCATTTTTGTATTAGAAGACACATTGTAAATAGTGAGGTCCCAAAGGATCAGAGCCATTTCTCTCCTGGTTAAACAGTATTTAACTTATGGACCCCATGAAACAGTGGCCCTTAAACATATTTGATATAGCTAATAACTGGagtttatggaaaatagaaataatctaGTCAAATCCATTTACAGTTGATAAAATTGAGAACCAGGGAATAATGTTACTTTCCCAAGTTCGTAAAGCTATTTGATGACAGAATCTAGCATTCAAGGAGCcttcttttcccctctctttctctcactctctcttcctctctctattGAACTAGGGCCAGGTTATATTCAAGAGTATTTATGTCATTGTCATTCTGAGAGCTACACATAGGAAAATATGTTTAATGCATAAAACTGAACTACTGTAACCACTAATAATTAGCCAATTGTCTGGCATTGTCAAAGTCtgcataatattttatgtaacatTGCCCTATCCTGGgtataaagacagacagatataTAGGTGATTGATGGATGGATTTGAAGGGGTCAAATATAaagatcaatcaatcaatagGTAAATGTATGGGCAGATAGATGGATAAGTTGACAGATGGGTGGATGTATACATGGCAATACAGTTTAGGTAGATGGGTAGACAGGTAGGTAGATaaataatcataaagaaaaaatatacagcttACTATATTGACTCAATAGTCTCTATATCTATATATGGATCCTGTAACGACTGTAATTTGAAACTGTGTTACTTGTATAAAAGTGTTtgaaagttattaaatttggtaGAGTTAAAAGACATAATCTTAACTGCATTTCTTGTGATGAAGTACAGCCAGTTCAATTTATGAATGTTTCATGGTCCCTGGAGAGATCTACTAatgaattaatattaataaaaataataaagttttctgtttatttatatgATTCTCTAAAAATTATAAACCTGTCCTCCCACATTCTCAATCCTGTTAATAGGACCAAGTCTCTAAGTTTGGATGTTCATATttcattctcatcagcatatggttGGCTGATCAGGGTAAGGAATgcagtatatttttttctatattaggCTATTAATTTTGTGTACCTGCTAAGCATCCTAATTTAGACACGTTAGAAGTATAGCCAAATAAATGTCATGGATTCTATTATATGAAAATTTGCATGTGCTCTAAAATAAGGCCATCAATTCCAAGCTTTAAGAGTACAACATAgactatggaatactactttgccataaaaatagaatgaaatcctgccatttgcagcaacttggatgagcttggaaaaaattaaatgaaataagccaggcacagaaggaaaaatacatgtcctcactcatgagtgggtgctaagagagaaagaaggaaggcgAGAAAGACCACAGGGGTGCATtgcacttgcagagggagagaacatacccagGGCTGCTGGGGTTGTGGGAGGGGTAGTGGAAGGGGGAGGCTGGGGagtaattgggtggaggacacagggaataattgcaatttgtggtaagaGGCATGCCAATAGGATTGATCCAATCATCACATCTTAGGAACAGGTGGTGATAAtcagttttgtaccccatgaatctgcatcatcaatttttttaaaaaaagaatgcaacataggaaattaaccccaaagaCAAAGTCTAGATAGGTGGCCTATGTGTCAACACAAGAAAACTTGAGTAAAGTAGTATTCTAGTTCCCATTCTAATTCCTCCATTGGTGGGATACTCTCCCTCCCTACCTCATATTCTTCATTGACAATTACTTATCTGAGCATGCTCTTTAATCTTTCATTATCACAGCCATTGAGAAGAAACCTAACACTGAGTGCCAACAGTTCACTTGTAAAAGACGAACCTAGCAAACTACTGAAGGGAATGTTGAGCTTAATATCATGAGGCTGTGTCTTCACTTCCAAGATTCACTGGCCTGATCACAACTGTTTACAGGGTAGTTCGAAGTCATTCATTTAATtacttcccttcctttttcttctttaactagaattttttcttttccatttacttCCATTGAGCTTAAACTGTTTCACAAATTGACCACTAATTACAATCTAATAAACGAAACCAGGAATAAACAAAAAGAGatgtaaaaaatgtttaatgcagTTCAAAAATTCAATGTACACTCATGCAAAACGAAACTGAGATTGTCTCAAACTGGATGAAACAAACACTTAGTTATCAGCCCCAGACTGGGTTCCGGGCATCAAAGTCCCGTTAGTCAGATTTCTCTCTCTGTAGCAAATCCACTGCTTAAGCTTGAAGAACTACTTTCCCTTTACATAACCTAtcatgatttataatgatgaatatgctaataaaaaataataaattttctaaaaaaagaactgtttttctttgtcttagaAAATGAGAAGATAATCAGCCAAGTGGTCTTCCATTCTGAGCTGTAGCTGGGATTTGtgaaattttattatagaaaacttgacaaagaaagaatttgttTGACATGCCATTTTTTTTGCCTGGTCAGTTATCACCTTTTTCTGCTATTCTTCCAGAAAGCCTATTTAGAAAATGTTACAATATTTGTCTTAATAAATTTCAGTGGTTTTAGAACCTAGGTATAATACAGTTTTATTACATCACCTTTGAAGGTTTTTCAAAGGAagcttcttcaatttttttattgaccCTTCTTTACTTTTCT
This region includes:
- the LOC134373351 gene encoding LOW QUALITY PROTEIN: olfactory receptor 4K3-like (The sequence of the model RefSeq protein was modified relative to this genomic sequence to represent the inferred CDS: deleted 1 base in 1 codon) gives rise to the protein MAWSNQSVVTEFILRGLSGSSELQIFYFLFFSTVYAATVLGNLLIVLTIVSEPHLHSPMYFLLGNLSFIDMSLASFATLKMIADFLSEHKVISFEGCITQIFFLHLLGGAEIVLLISMSFDRYVAICKPLRYLTIMSRRMCVGLVILSWIVGIFHALSQLAFTVNLPFCGPNEVDSFFCDLPLVIKLACVDTYILGVFMISTSGMIALVCFILLVISYTTILVTVRQRSSGGSSKALSTCSAHFTVVTLFFGPCIFIYVWPFTNFPIDKVLSVFYTIFTPLLNPVIYTLRNKDVKNSMRKLSNHIFKSGKTNPTP